In Lolium rigidum isolate FL_2022 chromosome 7, APGP_CSIRO_Lrig_0.1, whole genome shotgun sequence, the DNA window CAGCGTGACCACGAGCTGCGCGTGACGCTGCATCGCCGGAGGAAGAACCAAGGCGGCGGAGTGGATGAGCCGGCGGTGGAGTGCGTGTTCTGCCTGAGCGGcgtggaggagggggaggaggtgcGGGAGCTGCGGTGCCGGCACGTGTTCCACAGGGCGTGCCTGGACCGGTGGCTGGCGACGCCGCCCGCCACGTGCCCGCTCTGCCGCTCCCGCCTCCTGacgacgccgccgcgcgccggcgaggaggaggaggagctggacCTGGACTCCGACCTGGTGCTGCTCATGGCGTACGTGCACGGCGGCGGCAGCAACTGGTTCTGGTCGCCATGATCCATGCCCCATATCGTCGTTTCTGTACAGCGAGCTAGCGTACGTGCACTGGTACGCCGTACACGTACGTACGGCGGTCCGCACGTCGTCTCGGCAGTTTTTTGTTATTGTTTTCTGAGCtt includes these proteins:
- the LOC124673226 gene encoding E3 ubiquitin-protein ligase Arkadia-like translates to MASVSTLLFVAVLPPLAVLLITVAGRAAVRGVGALARAHFAWPAGSPFMHVDQALRKGGRWAALGQRDHELRVTLHRRRKNQGGGVDEPAVECVFCLSGVEEGEEVRELRCRHVFHRACLDRWLATPPATCPLCRSRLLTTPPRAGEEEEELDLDSDLVLLMAYVHGGGSNWFWSP